The genomic DNA ATTTAGATAATTACATGCGTCAAATATATGCAATTTAAAATAAAAATAGCTCTTATCCGAAAAAAAACAGAACAAGAGCCGATTTTTTCGGATAGGAGCTAATATATGCTCGTACAAAGATTATATTTACATTAAAGGCCGAACGCTTCTTTTACTTTATCGACATAATCCAGTTTTTCCCAGGTAAATAGTTCCACTTCGCAAATGGTCGGTTCCGGATTATAACGAGAAGTAAATGTTTTTGTCACAACCTGCGGTTTACGTCCCATATGACCGTAAGATGCAGTTTCCAGATAGATCGGGTTACGCAATTTCAAACGTTCCTCGATTGCTTTCGGGCGCATGTCAAACAGATTCCAGATCTTTTCTGCAATCTCTCCGTCTGTCATTTTCACGTTAGCACGGCCGAATGTATTCACGAAGATATTCATTGGCTTAGCCACACCGATCGCATACGAAACCTGTACTAGCATTTCATCAGCCACGCCAGCGGCAACCAAATTCTTTGCAATATGACGAGCAGCATAAGCAGCAGAACGGTCTACTTTCGAGGGGTCTTTTCCAGAAAATGCTCCACCACCATGAGCTCCCTTGCCACCGTATGTATCAACAATAATCTTACGACCTGTCAAACCGGTATCTCCATGAGGACCACCGATCACGAACTTTCCAGTCGGATTCACATGATAGATAATATCATCATTGAACAAAGCCTGAACATGAGCCGGATACTGAGCCTTTACGCGCGGGATCAGTATACTCTTGACATCTTCTGCGATCTTTTTCTGCATAGCCAAGTCCGCTTCTTCCTGTGTGATACCTTTTGCAGTGATAAATTCATCATGTTGTGTAGAAACAACAATCGTATCGATGCGTAGCGGTTTTCCGTTATCATCATATTCAATCGTCACCTGACTCTTTGCATCCGGACGGAGGTAAGGCATCAGGTCGTTTTCATTCTTACGTATCTCGGCAAGCTCCCACAACAGGCTGTGTGAAAGATCCAATGCCAGAGGCATATAGTTTTCTGTTTCGTTAGTGGCATAACCAAACATCATACCCTGGTCGCCCGCTCCTTGATTATAAGGATCTTCGCGCTCGACACCACGGTTAATGTCGCCACTCTGTTCATGGATAGAAGAGAACACGCCACATGATTTCGCTTCAAACTGGTATTCGCTTTTCGTATAACCAATTTTTTCGATCACGTTACGGGCTACATCCTGTACATCCACGTAAGCACTTGATTTTACTTCTCCAGCCAAGACAACCTGTCCAGTTGTAACAAGGGTTTCGCAAGCAACTTTAGAGTTCTTGTCATAAGCCAGGAACTCATCCAGCAAAGCATCCGATATCTGATCGGCTACTTTATCGGGGTGCCCTTCAGACACCGATTCGGAGGTGAATAAATAACTCATTGTTTTTTGAATTGACAATCGACAATTGACAATTGACAAGTAATGGAGCGATCCAATAAAGCCAACAGACAATTTACAATTGACGGTTAATAAATCAAATGAATGGATTGACGAGGGGAAATTTGCTTTGCCGGACGGCAGTTAAAAAGGGCTTGTTTTTAGCATTTTTTCCTGTGGTTGCAAGCAATACAAATCTATCCACATCAATTCGCATGCAAAAGTACGAAACAATTGATAATTGACAATTGATAATTGACAATTATTTTTTCTTTTTAGTGTTACGCAGTGCTTTTTTATACTTGAACTCAGCTCTCATCTTGGCAGCACCCGATTTATGCGTACCACGCAAGAAGTCCGAAAACTTAATCTTTTTCTCTCCGGCATTTTCGTCTTTTCCCTTTTTCTTAAAGACCATGCCACCACCGGTCAATATCTTTTCAAAATCATTCATAATCGTTCTTTCAAATCTATTATACGTTCTTTCAACACAGGATGCACGACAAACGGAGCTATTTCGGCCAAA from Parabacteroides merdae ATCC 43184 includes the following:
- the metK gene encoding methionine adenosyltransferase, whose translation is MSYLFTSESVSEGHPDKVADQISDALLDEFLAYDKNSKVACETLVTTGQVVLAGEVKSSAYVDVQDVARNVIEKIGYTKSEYQFEAKSCGVFSSIHEQSGDINRGVEREDPYNQGAGDQGMMFGYATNETENYMPLALDLSHSLLWELAEIRKNENDLMPYLRPDAKSQVTIEYDDNGKPLRIDTIVVSTQHDEFITAKGITQEEADLAMQKKIAEDVKSILIPRVKAQYPAHVQALFNDDIIYHVNPTGKFVIGGPHGDTGLTGRKIIVDTYGGKGAHGGGAFSGKDPSKVDRSAAYAARHIAKNLVAAGVADEMLVQVSYAIGVAKPMNIFVNTFGRANVKMTDGEIAEKIWNLFDMRPKAIEERLKLRNPIYLETASYGHMGRKPQVVTKTFTSRYNPEPTICEVELFTWEKLDYVDKVKEAFGL